In Phormidium ambiguum IAM M-71, a single window of DNA contains:
- a CDS encoding serine/threonine protein kinase, with translation MLQVEQVLQGRYQLKHKLGQNAGRQTWLAEDIQTKPAEKVIVKLLFFGGDIQWDDLKLFEREAQILKHLKHPQIPQYRDYFSIDDRVLWFGLVQEYIPGESLKELLTMGKRFTEKEVRQIAESLLNILSYLHELNPPVLHRDIKPSNIILAKNKQIYLVDFGAVQDKAAIEGATFTVVGTYGYAPLEQFGGRTVPASDLYALGATLIHLLTGISPADLPQKDLRIHFSDRTNANLKFIQWIEKLTEPSLEKRFMKAEEALKSLKNNRFYNLPVKKVTQPQDKRIKINRSRHTLFIKLPNRKLSLGEAIASIAIIILLCQFSFASIVLILHSVLNASVFSFSLHSLLLSLWLFLGYRFSLNKFGYQTISFKAQSFLIEKWLFNYCAHQKKGSISDIQDVFQSIQVSHKFSFQTNAKEEEMVTIQTIDKRYSFGLGLSAIECFWLAQEIKDWLNSR, from the coding sequence ATGCTGCAAGTAGAGCAAGTTTTACAGGGACGTTACCAACTCAAACACAAACTAGGTCAAAACGCTGGTAGACAAACTTGGTTAGCCGAAGATATACAAACAAAGCCTGCGGAAAAAGTAATAGTTAAATTGCTATTTTTTGGCGGTGATATTCAATGGGATGACTTAAAGTTGTTTGAACGAGAAGCGCAAATATTGAAACATTTAAAACATCCCCAAATTCCTCAATATCGAGATTATTTCTCCATTGACGATCGCGTACTCTGGTTTGGGTTAGTTCAAGAATATATCCCTGGTGAATCTTTGAAAGAATTACTGACAATGGGAAAAAGGTTTACTGAGAAAGAAGTGCGACAAATTGCGGAATCATTATTAAATATTTTAAGTTATTTACACGAATTAAATCCACCTGTATTACATCGAGATATTAAACCTAGCAATATAATTTTAGCTAAAAATAAACAAATATATTTAGTTGATTTTGGTGCAGTTCAAGACAAAGCAGCGATCGAAGGTGCAACATTTACTGTTGTAGGAACTTACGGTTATGCACCGTTGGAACAATTTGGGGGAAGAACGGTTCCCGCCTCAGATTTATATGCGTTGGGAGCAACTTTAATTCATTTATTAACTGGAATTTCTCCGGCTGATTTACCGCAAAAAGATTTACGGATTCATTTTAGCGATCGCACCAATGCAAACCTCAAATTTATTCAGTGGATTGAAAAACTCACAGAACCATCATTAGAAAAACGCTTTATGAAAGCTGAAGAAGCTTTGAAATCACTAAAAAATAACCGTTTTTATAATCTCCCAGTTAAAAAAGTTACTCAACCCCAAGATAAAAGAATTAAAATTAATCGTTCTCGACATACTTTATTTATTAAATTACCTAATCGTAAACTATCATTGGGAGAAGCTATTGCTTCTATCGCCATCATCATATTATTATGTCAATTTAGTTTCGCTAGTATAGTGCTAATTTTGCATTCCGTACTAAATGCTTCGGTTTTTTCTTTCAGCTTACACAGTTTATTGTTATCGCTGTGGCTTTTTTTAGGATATCGTTTTTCACTCAATAAATTTGGTTATCAAACAATCTCTTTCAAAGCGCAAAGTTTCTTAATTGAAAAATGGTTATTCAATTACTGCGCTCATCAGAAGAAAGGTTCTATTTCCGATATTCAAGATGTTTTTCAAAGCATCCAAGTTAGTCATAAATTTTCTTTTCAAACAAATGCCAAAGAAGAAGAAATGGTAACTATTCAAACGATCGACAAAAGGTATTCTTTTGGGTTGGGACTTAGTGCGATCGAATGTTTTTGGTTAGCACAAGAAATTAAAGACTGGCTAAATTCGCGCTAA
- a CDS encoding serine/threonine protein kinase, which produces MKLFFQFAVKLVRISLLGVGMLQAGKLLQGRYQLKECLAQNAGRQTWIAIDRGVSAEEKVIVKFLAFSPEMQWEDFKLFEREAQVLKNISHPRIPKYRDYFSVDKQVGSGLYWFALVQDYIPGNSLQTLIEEGKHFTEKQVRSIADQLLRILCFLHELSPPVLHRDIKPSNLILGDDRKLYIVDFGAVQEQGAAEGVTFTVVGTAGYAPLEQFWGKAVPASDLYSLGATLIHILTGVPPVDLPQKNLKIQFRDRISINPNFVYWIEALTAPDLSQRYQTAQQALIDLRNNRYLNAPLQKFSLFPESKVQIWRSPTQLKVEITGRGVLIFADAIALFLKLIVASSSLLSLLVMFILLGGSLAVILSAIIINYLNLSLAVLFIAVLIFTYLLLEKFSSSLAKELSKLLTHFQWRKVRLTDYCIFGDRQNFVLEQKLWGWSFWRNHVETKQVKQVQFTKISGIILETNFSQYTFGQDLSEAECQWLSQQMQDWLEDV; this is translated from the coding sequence ATCGAGGAGTGTCAGCTGAAGAGAAAGTTATTGTTAAATTTCTGGCTTTTAGCCCGGAAATGCAATGGGAAGATTTTAAGCTTTTTGAGCGAGAAGCGCAAGTCTTAAAAAATATTTCTCATCCCCGGATTCCTAAATATCGGGATTATTTTTCTGTGGATAAACAGGTAGGTTCTGGTTTATATTGGTTTGCGTTGGTGCAAGATTATATTCCGGGAAATTCGCTGCAAACTTTGATTGAAGAAGGAAAACATTTTACAGAAAAACAAGTGCGATCGATCGCCGATCAATTATTAAGAATTCTCTGTTTTCTGCATGAACTTTCCCCGCCTGTGCTGCATCGAGATATTAAACCAAGTAATTTGATTTTAGGGGACGATCGCAAATTATATATAGTGGATTTTGGCGCAGTTCAAGAACAAGGTGCGGCGGAAGGTGTGACTTTTACTGTTGTTGGTACGGCGGGTTATGCACCATTAGAACAGTTTTGGGGAAAAGCAGTTCCAGCTTCCGATCTTTACTCTTTGGGTGCAACTTTAATTCATATTTTAACTGGGGTTCCACCTGTGGATTTACCACAAAAGAATTTAAAAATTCAATTCCGCGATCGAATTAGTATTAATCCTAATTTTGTTTATTGGATTGAAGCATTAACCGCACCAGATTTAAGCCAACGTTACCAAACTGCACAACAAGCTTTAATTGATTTAAGAAACAATCGTTATTTAAATGCACCGCTACAAAAATTTTCCTTATTTCCTGAAAGTAAAGTTCAAATTTGGCGATCGCCTACTCAGTTAAAAGTCGAAATTACCGGACGAGGAGTTTTAATTTTTGCTGATGCGATCGCTTTATTTTTAAAATTAATTGTCGCCAGTTCTTCTTTATTAAGTCTTTTAGTAATGTTTATTTTATTAGGTGGTTCCCTAGCTGTAATTTTAAGTGCTATTATTATCAATTATTTGAATTTGTCTTTGGCTGTTCTGTTCATTGCTGTACTCATTTTTACATATTTACTTCTAGAAAAGTTTAGCTCATCCTTGGCTAAAGAATTATCTAAATTACTAACTCACTTTCAATGGCGAAAAGTAAGATTAACAGATTATTGCATATTTGGCGATCGACAAAATTTTGTATTAGAACAGAAGTTATGGGGTTGGAGTTTTTGGCGAAATCATGTAGAAACAAAACAAGTTAAACAAGTACAATTTACAAAAATTTCGGGAATAATTCTTGAAACAAACTTTTCCCAATATACTTTTGGTCAAGATTTAAGTGAGGCAGAGTGTCAATGGTTGAGTCAACAAATGCAAGACTGGCTTGAGGATGTATAA
- a CDS encoding recombinase family protein, whose amino-acid sequence MVSSESIWISGSSRSRKTARLIEQFCHWSELGFDLGNIAAGDNIIAQKISPRKRRLIAKQGVPAVLVFAANGDNRIELTDRISNAKPNLAVQTTTPLAFFENEVTLFWPLLIQQLNLPAQFPLRLRPEAEQEFATQLWRPELDRGIAVKMGVNEYRLVRRALDLLLLAGLSGTPIENLPQILEQGFPNESENDDLLITNPQSSVTIPLEMLLRWRDWCWQKGLLTYGIIAELYWRYLLPNETYQQHLLRRYRLVLADDVDDYPAIAGDVFEFLLTHGAAGAFTFNPEGKVRLGLGADPDRMAQLATLCRVERLTNLLGESLADTWGMTIVEAVSDPMLMFNLPEEIQSIQTTSRSQLLRQTAEVIIDAVKSGKVQPQEVAVIAPGLDAIARYTLIEILSNKGVEVESLNDQRALASSPIIRALLTLLALIYPSLGRLVDKNAIAEMLIVLSARQVHSGEPNSQSKIEHWIDPVRAGLLADYCYQPDIELPKLLPVKTFARWDRLGYRATQAYEEIMQWIEEQRSQQEQHLIPNPVYVLDRAIQRFLWHGSYLPYDNLSALRELIETAQQYWEVDARMRKMDSSNTLPNTTIGRFIQLLRSGTITANPYPVKLFGITKQAVTLANIFQYRSSRRFHKWQFWLDAGSPLWLSGGAANLFGAQLFLQKRFAQPWTTEDENKEGEERLQRILKDLLSRTGEKLYLCHSDLAVNGQEQNGPLLTLINAAVPVLSANLASL is encoded by the coding sequence ATGGTGTCTTCTGAATCCATTTGGATTTCTGGTTCCAGCCGCAGTAGAAAAACAGCACGTTTAATAGAGCAGTTTTGTCATTGGTCAGAGTTAGGCTTTGATTTAGGGAATATAGCTGCGGGAGATAATATAATTGCTCAAAAGATTTCTCCGAGAAAACGTCGTTTAATTGCCAAGCAAGGTGTCCCAGCAGTTTTAGTATTTGCTGCGAATGGAGATAATCGGATTGAATTAACCGATCGCATCAGCAACGCCAAACCTAATTTAGCAGTTCAAACTACGACACCTTTAGCGTTTTTTGAAAATGAAGTAACTCTATTTTGGCCGTTATTAATTCAACAGTTGAATTTGCCTGCACAATTTCCGTTGCGTCTGCGTCCAGAAGCGGAACAAGAGTTTGCGACTCAGCTATGGAGACCGGAATTAGATCGGGGAATTGCGGTAAAAATGGGGGTAAATGAATATCGTTTAGTGCGCCGTGCTTTAGACTTATTGTTATTAGCAGGTTTAAGCGGTACGCCAATAGAAAATTTACCACAAATTTTAGAACAAGGTTTTCCTAATGAGTCAGAAAATGATGATTTATTAATTACTAATCCCCAGTCATCAGTGACAATTCCTTTAGAAATGTTACTGCGTTGGCGAGATTGGTGTTGGCAAAAAGGTTTATTAACTTACGGAATTATTGCCGAATTATATTGGCGATATTTATTACCTAACGAAACTTATCAGCAACATTTATTGCGACGCTATCGGTTAGTTTTAGCGGATGATGTGGATGATTATCCGGCGATCGCAGGTGATGTTTTTGAGTTTTTGTTAACTCATGGTGCAGCTGGTGCATTTACTTTTAATCCTGAAGGAAAAGTTAGGTTAGGGTTAGGTGCTGACCCCGATCGCATGGCGCAATTAGCTACTCTTTGTCGAGTAGAAAGGTTAACTAATTTATTAGGAGAATCTTTAGCAGATACTTGGGGAATGACAATAGTAGAAGCTGTTAGCGATCCTATGTTAATGTTTAATTTGCCAGAAGAAATCCAGTCAATTCAAACAACTTCTCGATCGCAATTATTACGCCAAACGGCAGAAGTAATTATTGATGCAGTTAAATCGGGGAAAGTTCAACCGCAAGAAGTAGCAGTAATTGCACCAGGTTTAGATGCGATCGCACGTTATACTTTAATCGAAATTCTTTCTAATAAAGGCGTGGAAGTTGAATCTTTAAACGATCAACGTGCTTTAGCTAGTTCGCCAATTATTCGCGCTTTACTAACTTTATTAGCACTAATTTATCCTAGTTTAGGAAGATTAGTAGATAAAAATGCGATCGCAGAAATGTTAATCGTTTTAAGTGCTAGACAAGTTCATAGCGGAGAACCGAATTCCCAATCTAAAATTGAACATTGGATCGATCCAGTTCGTGCAGGTTTATTAGCAGATTATTGTTATCAACCAGATATAGAATTACCCAAATTATTACCTGTAAAAACCTTTGCGCGTTGGGATAGATTAGGATATCGCGCCACTCAAGCTTATGAAGAGATTATGCAATGGATAGAAGAACAGCGATCGCAACAAGAACAACATTTAATTCCTAATCCAGTTTACGTTTTAGACAGAGCAATTCAACGGTTTTTGTGGCATGGTAGCTATCTTCCTTATGACAATTTATCAGCATTACGAGAATTAATTGAAACTGCTCAACAATATTGGGAAGTTGATGCCAGAATGCGAAAAATGGATAGTAGTAACACCTTACCTAATACTACCATTGGTCGTTTTATTCAACTGCTCAGAAGCGGCACAATTACTGCGAATCCTTACCCGGTTAAATTATTTGGAATTACCAAGCAAGCTGTCACTTTAGCTAATATTTTCCAATACCGTTCTAGTCGGAGATTTCATAAGTGGCAATTTTGGTTAGATGCAGGTTCACCCCTTTGGTTAAGTGGAGGTGCAGCTAACTTATTTGGCGCACAATTGTTCTTACAAAAACGCTTTGCTCAACCCTGGACAACAGAGGATGAAAATAAAGAAGGAGAGGAAAGATTACAACGAATTTTAAAAGATTTGCTCAGTCGGACAGGAGAAAAACTTTACTTGTGTCATAGCGATTTAGCAGTGAATGGACAAGAACAAAATGGGCCTTTATTAACATTAATAAATGCGGCGGTTCCTGTACTTAGCGCGAATTTAGCCAGTCTTTAA
- a CDS encoding serine/threonine protein kinase, with translation MLATQQILCDRYKLKKQLGKNPGRQTWLAEDISTESKKLVIVKLLAVSPLTDWQELKLFEREAKVLANLNHPKIPQYLDYFSIDEQASTGLIWFGLAQKYIPGNSLQEILNQGRKFYPPEVRSFAIQILEILIYLHELSPPVLHRDIKPSNLVLGKDRKIYLVDFGAVQDKAKAEGVTFTVVGTNGYVPPEQLWGKAVPASDLYALGATLIHLLTGISPADLTQQTKIKFTDRILFIPSFTGWLEKLTEPAAEKRFNSAREALKALKEPAIVRTNFPGSSYINLNKPVNYGRLLFLSFSGIVLSCFIVFGIVYTFVNSIDTPEHLQDKID, from the coding sequence ATGCTAGCTACCCAACAAATTTTATGCGATCGTTATAAACTCAAAAAACAATTAGGCAAAAACCCAGGCAGACAAACTTGGTTAGCTGAAGACATTTCGACTGAATCAAAAAAACTGGTAATTGTTAAATTGTTAGCCGTCAGTCCCCTAACAGACTGGCAAGAATTAAAGTTATTTGAAAGAGAAGCTAAAGTATTAGCTAATTTAAATCATCCCAAAATTCCCCAATATCTTGATTATTTCTCTATTGATGAACAAGCAAGCACTGGTTTGATTTGGTTTGGTTTAGCACAAAAATATATTCCCGGTAATTCATTACAAGAAATCCTCAATCAAGGCAGAAAATTTTATCCTCCAGAAGTGCGTTCTTTTGCCATCCAAATATTAGAAATTTTAATTTATTTGCATGAATTAAGTCCCCCAGTTTTACACCGAGATATTAAACCAAGCAACTTAGTTTTAGGAAAAGACCGCAAAATTTACTTAGTAGATTTTGGTGCAGTTCAAGACAAAGCTAAAGCCGAAGGAGTAACTTTTACTGTAGTTGGTACTAATGGCTATGTTCCGCCGGAACAGTTATGGGGAAAAGCCGTTCCCGCTTCTGATTTATATGCGCTAGGAGCAACTTTAATTCATTTATTAACAGGCATTTCTCCTGCTGATTTAACTCAACAAACGAAAATAAAATTTACTGATAGAATCTTATTTATCCCTAGCTTTACTGGTTGGTTGGAAAAACTCACAGAACCAGCAGCAGAAAAGCGATTTAATTCAGCAAGAGAAGCATTAAAAGCTTTAAAAGAACCAGCAATAGTAAGAACAAATTTTCCTGGGAGTAGCTATATTAATCTAAATAAACCAGTTAATTATGGTCGGTTACTTTTTTTATCTTTTAGTGGGATTGTCTTAAGTTGTTTCATAGTCTTTGGTATTGTTTATACTTTTGTCAATAGCATAGATACACCAGAACATCTACAAGATAAAATTGATTAA